A region from the Gemmatimonadota bacterium genome encodes:
- a CDS encoding PorV/PorQ family protein has translation MYKKVFLICMLATTLMAVPAYAGGLIKRPDLTIFSPLAVAQSPRAVAMGSAYATAADDVNAAWWNPAGMTGVEKLEVSLSHSQWFVNSTFNTGAIAYTSGVHTIGVSILTFKPEDVEETTILQPGGTGRTLSLGTSAFSLIYSRKFTDKLSFGVRFMLAREDLDLTNHTTFNVDFGTKFYTGLGSLRLSMALRNFGKDTEVLRRQFQQPLSFNLGTAAEVYGQQGDPFYITGAVDMNFLINWEERYHVGGEAWLGNILALRGGYMFRYDSFGLTAGAGVK, from the coding sequence ATGTATAAAAAAGTTTTTCTCATCTGCATGCTCGCCACGACACTGATGGCTGTTCCAGCATATGCAGGTGGGCTTATTAAGCGGCCGGACTTGACAATCTTCTCGCCTCTTGCGGTGGCGCAAAGCCCTCGCGCCGTGGCAATGGGGAGTGCTTATGCAACAGCAGCAGACGATGTCAATGCCGCGTGGTGGAATCCGGCCGGGATGACGGGCGTGGAGAAATTGGAAGTGTCGTTGAGCCATTCGCAGTGGTTCGTAAATTCTACATTCAACACCGGGGCTATAGCTTATACAAGCGGTGTGCATACCATCGGGGTCAGCATCCTGACTTTTAAGCCAGAGGATGTGGAGGAGACCACGATTTTGCAGCCGGGAGGCACGGGTCGAACGCTCAGCCTGGGCACATCGGCCTTTAGTCTCATCTATAGCCGCAAGTTCACAGACAAGCTGTCCTTTGGCGTGCGATTTATGCTGGCTCGCGAGGATCTGGACTTGACCAACCACACGACTTTTAACGTGGATTTTGGCACCAAGTTCTACACCGGGCTTGGCAGCCTGAGGCTGTCGATGGCACTGCGGAACTTCGGAAAGGATACAGAGGTGCTGCGGCGACAGTTCCAGCAACCCCTGTCGTTCAATCTGGGGACCGCTGCCGAGGTCTATGGACAGCAAGGCGATCCGTTTTATATCACCGGGGCGGTTGATATGAACTTCCTGATCAACTGGGAAGAGCGCTACCATGTGGGCGGCGAAGCCTGGCTGGGCAATATACTGGCGCTGCGCGGAGGGTATATGTTCCGCTACGATTCCTTTGGACTTACAGCAGGTGCAGGCGTGAAAT